A genomic stretch from Chelmon rostratus isolate fCheRos1 chromosome 14, fCheRos1.pri, whole genome shotgun sequence includes:
- the p4ha2 gene encoding prolyl 4-hydroxylase subunit alpha-2 isoform X2, translating to MRKFPSYILWALLWCCCCQTTQAEIFTSISQMTDLIYTEKELVQSLREYIKAEESKLAAVKSWANKLDALTRVSTSDPENYLGHPVNAYKLMKRLNTEWSELETLVLQNPSDGFISNMSAHRQYFPDEEDETGAAKALMRLQDTYQLDSEAFSRGKLPGMHSSALLTVDDCFDMGKTAYNDADYYHAVLWMQQSLKQLDAGDEAVVSKVDILDYLSYSVYQMGDLPRAIELTRRLVAIDSSHQRAGGNLRYFERLLFKQLNEMNQAYEPVSEEPIQLGTYSRPKDHLPEREAYEALCRGEGLKMNEARRSRLFCRYQDGKMNPRLLLKPMKEEDEWDSPHIVRYLDVLSDDEIQKIKSLAKPRLARATVRDPKTGVLTTANYRVSKSAWLEGEDDPVIDRVNQRIEDITGLAVDTAELLQVANYGVGGQYEPHYDFSRKDEPDAFKRLGTGNRVATFLNYMSDVEAGGATVFPDFGAAIWPRKGTAVFWYNLFKSGEGDYRTRHAACPVLVGSKWVSNKWIHERGQEFRRPCGLTEVD from the exons atgaggaaGTTCCCGTCTTACATCCTCTGGGCTCttctgtggtgctgctgctgtcagacaacACAGGCAGAAATCTTCACTTCCATCA gccaAATGACAGACCTGATCTACACAGAAAAAGAGTTGGTCCAGTCTCTGAGGGAGTACATAAAAGCAGAGGAGTCTAAGCTTGCTGCTGTCAAAAG CTGGGCCAATAAACTTGATGCTCTGACAAGAGTGTCGACCTCTGACCCAGAGAACTACCTGGGCCACCCAGTGAACGCCTACAAACTGATGAAGAGACTCAACACAGAGTGGTCTGAACTGGAGACCCTGGTGCTTCAGAACCCCTCTGATG GGTTCATTTCCAACATGTCCGCGCACAGACAGTACTTTccagatgaggaggatgaaacGGGTGCAGCCAAAGCGTTGATGCGTCTTCAGGACACGTACCAGCTGGATTCTGAGGCGTTCTCCAGAGGAAAGCTGCCAG GTATGCACTCCAGTGCCCTGCTGACGGTGGATGACTGCTTCGACATGGGAAAGACGGCTTACAATGATGCAGACTATTACCACGCTGTgctgtggatgcagcagtccTTGAAACAGCTGGATGCCGGGGACGAGGCTGTGGTTTCAAAGGTGGACATTCTGGACTACCTGAGCTACTCTGTGTACCAAATGGGAGACCTACCTCGAGCCATTGAGCTGACACGCCGACTAGTGGCTATTG ACTccagccaccagagggcaggaGGAAACCTCCGTTATTTTGAGCGTCTACTGTTCAAGCAGCTCAATGAGATGAACCAGGCCTACGAGCCCGTTTCGGAGGAGCCCATCCAGCTGGGAACCTACAGCAGACCTAAAGACCATCTCCCAGAGAGGGAGGCCTATGAGGccctctgcagaggagaggggctCAAAATG AACGAAGCAAGGCGCAGCCGTTTGTTTTGTCGCTACCAGGATGGGAAGATGAACCCACGTCTCCTGCTGAAGCCCATGAAAGAAGAGGATGAGTGGGATAGCCCCCACATTGTGCGCTACCTGGACGTCCTGTCAGACGATGAGATCCAGAAGATAAAGTCGCTGGCTAAACCCAGG cTTGCCAGAGCGACTGTCCGTGACCCCAAAACAGGCGTCCTGACCACAGCCAACTACAGAGTGTCAAAAAG tgcaTGGTTGGAAGGAGAGGATGATCCCGTTATTGATAGAGTCAATCAGAGAATAGAAGACATCACAGGCCTTGCAGTAGACACTGCAGAGTTACTACAG GTTGCTAACTATGGAGTTGGGGGACAGTACGAGCCACATTATGACTTCTCAAGG AAAGATGAGCCTGATGCTTTCAAAAGATTAGGCACTGGAAATCGTGTGGCAACTTTTTTGAACTAC ATGAGTGATGTCGAGGCAGGAGGTGCCACGGTCTTCCCTGACTTCGGAGCAGCAATCTGGCCTCGAAAG GGTACGGCAGTGTTCTGGTACAATCTGTTCAAGAGCGGGGAGGGCGACTATCGGACCAGGCACGCAGCCTGTCCTGTCTTAGTAGGAAGTAAATGGG tgtcaaACAAGTGGATTCATGAGCGAGGTCAAGAGTTCAGGAGGCCCTGCGGCCTGACAGAAGTGGACTGA
- the p4ha2 gene encoding prolyl 4-hydroxylase subunit alpha-2 isoform X1: MRKFPSYILWALLWCCCCQTTQAEIFTSISQMTDLIYTEKELVQSLREYIKAEESKLAAVKSWANKLDALTRVSTSDPENYLGHPVNAYKLMKRLNTEWSELETLVLQNPSDGFISNMSAHRQYFPDEEDETGAAKALMRLQDTYQLDSEAFSRGKLPGMHSSALLTVDDCFDMGKTAYNDADYYHAVLWMQQSLKQLDAGDEAVVSKVDILDYLSYSVYQMGDLPRAIELTRRLVAIDSSHQRAGGNLRYFERLLFKQLNEMNQAYEPVSEEPIQLGTYSRPKDHLPEREAYEALCRGEGLKMNEARRSRLFCRYQDGKMNPRLLLKPMKEEDEWDSPHIVRYLDVLSDDEIQKIKSLAKPRLARATVRDPKTGVLTTANYRVSKSAWLEGEDDPVIDRVNQRIEDITGLAVDTAELLQVANYGVGGQYEPHYDFSRRPFDSNLKVDGNRLATFLNYKDEPDAFKRLGTGNRVATFLNYMSDVEAGGATVFPDFGAAIWPRKGTAVFWYNLFKSGEGDYRTRHAACPVLVGSKWVSNKWIHERGQEFRRPCGLTEVD, encoded by the exons atgaggaaGTTCCCGTCTTACATCCTCTGGGCTCttctgtggtgctgctgctgtcagacaacACAGGCAGAAATCTTCACTTCCATCA gccaAATGACAGACCTGATCTACACAGAAAAAGAGTTGGTCCAGTCTCTGAGGGAGTACATAAAAGCAGAGGAGTCTAAGCTTGCTGCTGTCAAAAG CTGGGCCAATAAACTTGATGCTCTGACAAGAGTGTCGACCTCTGACCCAGAGAACTACCTGGGCCACCCAGTGAACGCCTACAAACTGATGAAGAGACTCAACACAGAGTGGTCTGAACTGGAGACCCTGGTGCTTCAGAACCCCTCTGATG GGTTCATTTCCAACATGTCCGCGCACAGACAGTACTTTccagatgaggaggatgaaacGGGTGCAGCCAAAGCGTTGATGCGTCTTCAGGACACGTACCAGCTGGATTCTGAGGCGTTCTCCAGAGGAAAGCTGCCAG GTATGCACTCCAGTGCCCTGCTGACGGTGGATGACTGCTTCGACATGGGAAAGACGGCTTACAATGATGCAGACTATTACCACGCTGTgctgtggatgcagcagtccTTGAAACAGCTGGATGCCGGGGACGAGGCTGTGGTTTCAAAGGTGGACATTCTGGACTACCTGAGCTACTCTGTGTACCAAATGGGAGACCTACCTCGAGCCATTGAGCTGACACGCCGACTAGTGGCTATTG ACTccagccaccagagggcaggaGGAAACCTCCGTTATTTTGAGCGTCTACTGTTCAAGCAGCTCAATGAGATGAACCAGGCCTACGAGCCCGTTTCGGAGGAGCCCATCCAGCTGGGAACCTACAGCAGACCTAAAGACCATCTCCCAGAGAGGGAGGCCTATGAGGccctctgcagaggagaggggctCAAAATG AACGAAGCAAGGCGCAGCCGTTTGTTTTGTCGCTACCAGGATGGGAAGATGAACCCACGTCTCCTGCTGAAGCCCATGAAAGAAGAGGATGAGTGGGATAGCCCCCACATTGTGCGCTACCTGGACGTCCTGTCAGACGATGAGATCCAGAAGATAAAGTCGCTGGCTAAACCCAGG cTTGCCAGAGCGACTGTCCGTGACCCCAAAACAGGCGTCCTGACCACAGCCAACTACAGAGTGTCAAAAAG tgcaTGGTTGGAAGGAGAGGATGATCCCGTTATTGATAGAGTCAATCAGAGAATAGAAGACATCACAGGCCTTGCAGTAGACACTGCAGAGTTACTACAG GTTGCTAACTATGGAGTTGGGGGACAGTACGAGCCACATTATGACTTCTCAAGG CGCCCTTTTGACAGCAACCTCAAGGTCGATGGAAATAGACTTGCTACGTTCCTAAACTAC AAAGATGAGCCTGATGCTTTCAAAAGATTAGGCACTGGAAATCGTGTGGCAACTTTTTTGAACTAC ATGAGTGATGTCGAGGCAGGAGGTGCCACGGTCTTCCCTGACTTCGGAGCAGCAATCTGGCCTCGAAAG GGTACGGCAGTGTTCTGGTACAATCTGTTCAAGAGCGGGGAGGGCGACTATCGGACCAGGCACGCAGCCTGTCCTGTCTTAGTAGGAAGTAAATGGG tgtcaaACAAGTGGATTCATGAGCGAGGTCAAGAGTTCAGGAGGCCCTGCGGCCTGACAGAAGTGGACTGA
- the p4ha2 gene encoding prolyl 4-hydroxylase subunit alpha-2 isoform X3 yields the protein MRKFPSYILWALLWCCCCQTTQAEIFTSISQMTDLIYTEKELVQSLREYIKAEESKLAAVKSWANKLDALTRVSTSDPENYLGHPVNAYKLMKRLNTEWSELETLVLQNPSDGFISNMSAHRQYFPDEEDETGAAKALMRLQDTYQLDSEAFSRGKLPGMHSSALLTVDDCFDMGKTAYNDADYYHAVLWMQQSLKQLDAGDEAVVSKVDILDYLSYSVYQMGDLPRAIELTRRLVAIDSSHQRAGGNLRYFERLLFKQLNEMNQAYEPVSEEPIQLGTYSRPKDHLPEREAYEALCRGEGLKMNEARRSRLFCRYQDGKMNPRLLLKPMKEEDEWDSPHIVRYLDVLSDDEIQKIKSLAKPRLARATVRDPKTGVLTTANYRVSKSAWLEGEDDPVIDRVNQRIEDITGLAVDTAELLQVANYGVGGQYEPHYDFSRRPFDSNLKVDGNRLATFLNYMSDVEAGGATVFPDFGAAIWPRKGTAVFWYNLFKSGEGDYRTRHAACPVLVGSKWVSNKWIHERGQEFRRPCGLTEVD from the exons atgaggaaGTTCCCGTCTTACATCCTCTGGGCTCttctgtggtgctgctgctgtcagacaacACAGGCAGAAATCTTCACTTCCATCA gccaAATGACAGACCTGATCTACACAGAAAAAGAGTTGGTCCAGTCTCTGAGGGAGTACATAAAAGCAGAGGAGTCTAAGCTTGCTGCTGTCAAAAG CTGGGCCAATAAACTTGATGCTCTGACAAGAGTGTCGACCTCTGACCCAGAGAACTACCTGGGCCACCCAGTGAACGCCTACAAACTGATGAAGAGACTCAACACAGAGTGGTCTGAACTGGAGACCCTGGTGCTTCAGAACCCCTCTGATG GGTTCATTTCCAACATGTCCGCGCACAGACAGTACTTTccagatgaggaggatgaaacGGGTGCAGCCAAAGCGTTGATGCGTCTTCAGGACACGTACCAGCTGGATTCTGAGGCGTTCTCCAGAGGAAAGCTGCCAG GTATGCACTCCAGTGCCCTGCTGACGGTGGATGACTGCTTCGACATGGGAAAGACGGCTTACAATGATGCAGACTATTACCACGCTGTgctgtggatgcagcagtccTTGAAACAGCTGGATGCCGGGGACGAGGCTGTGGTTTCAAAGGTGGACATTCTGGACTACCTGAGCTACTCTGTGTACCAAATGGGAGACCTACCTCGAGCCATTGAGCTGACACGCCGACTAGTGGCTATTG ACTccagccaccagagggcaggaGGAAACCTCCGTTATTTTGAGCGTCTACTGTTCAAGCAGCTCAATGAGATGAACCAGGCCTACGAGCCCGTTTCGGAGGAGCCCATCCAGCTGGGAACCTACAGCAGACCTAAAGACCATCTCCCAGAGAGGGAGGCCTATGAGGccctctgcagaggagaggggctCAAAATG AACGAAGCAAGGCGCAGCCGTTTGTTTTGTCGCTACCAGGATGGGAAGATGAACCCACGTCTCCTGCTGAAGCCCATGAAAGAAGAGGATGAGTGGGATAGCCCCCACATTGTGCGCTACCTGGACGTCCTGTCAGACGATGAGATCCAGAAGATAAAGTCGCTGGCTAAACCCAGG cTTGCCAGAGCGACTGTCCGTGACCCCAAAACAGGCGTCCTGACCACAGCCAACTACAGAGTGTCAAAAAG tgcaTGGTTGGAAGGAGAGGATGATCCCGTTATTGATAGAGTCAATCAGAGAATAGAAGACATCACAGGCCTTGCAGTAGACACTGCAGAGTTACTACAG GTTGCTAACTATGGAGTTGGGGGACAGTACGAGCCACATTATGACTTCTCAAGG CGCCCTTTTGACAGCAACCTCAAGGTCGATGGAAATAGACTTGCTACGTTCCTAAACTAC ATGAGTGATGTCGAGGCAGGAGGTGCCACGGTCTTCCCTGACTTCGGAGCAGCAATCTGGCCTCGAAAG GGTACGGCAGTGTTCTGGTACAATCTGTTCAAGAGCGGGGAGGGCGACTATCGGACCAGGCACGCAGCCTGTCCTGTCTTAGTAGGAAGTAAATGGG tgtcaaACAAGTGGATTCATGAGCGAGGTCAAGAGTTCAGGAGGCCCTGCGGCCTGACAGAAGTGGACTGA